In the Quercus lobata isolate SW786 chromosome 5, ValleyOak3.0 Primary Assembly, whole genome shotgun sequence genome, one interval contains:
- the LOC115990286 gene encoding TMV resistance protein N-like — translation MENLYLSMGLNDVLFIGIWGMGGIGKTTIAQVLYDRIRYHFAGSSFLANVREKSGNGGLVTLQKQLLSDILFEKNIDIWDVQWGINLIRNRLCHKRVLVILDDVDQPEQLKALAGKRSWFGLGSMIIIISRDQHLLIRHEVAKQKIYKAKILNNDEALKLFSLKAFKQDNPLEGYEVLSKKFIRYAQGLPLALEVLGSFMFRRNLDAWESVLGRLNESPERKILDVLQISFDGLKITEQKLFLDIACFFKGMAKYRVANILQTLHYKPYIDIDVLVEKSLITISADGMLWMHDLLQELGKDIVRCESPNEPGERSRLWLKEDALHLLINSSVS, via the coding sequence ATGGAGAATTTATATTTAAGCATGGGGTTGAATGATGTTCTCTTTATAGGGATTTGGGGAATGGGTGGAATCGGTAAAACAACTATTGCACAAGTTCTATATGATAGAATCCGTTATCATTTTGCTGGCAGTAGTTTTCTTGCAAATGTTAGAGAAAAAAGTGGAAATGGTGGTCTAGTTACTTTACAGAAACAACTTCTTTCTGATATcttgtttgaaaaaaatattgatatttgGGATGTTCAGTGGGGAATCAATTTGATAAGGAATAGATTATGTCATAAAAGGGTTCTTGTcattcttgatgatgtggatcAACCTGAACAATTAAAAGCTTTAGCAGGCAAGCGAAGTTGGTTTGGTCTAGGGAGTATGATCATTATAATAAGTAGGGATCAACATTTGTTAATTAGACATGAAGTggctaaacaaaaaatatacaagGCTAAGATATTGAATAATGATGAAGCTCTTAAGCTTTTTAGTCTGAAAGCCTTCAAGCAAGACAATCCTTTAGAAGGTTACGAGGTGctatctaaaaaatttatacgTTATGCTCAAGGCCTTCCATTAGCACTTGAAGTTTTGGGCTCCTTCATGTTTCGCAGAAATCTAGATGCTTGGGAATCTGTACTAGGTAGACTAAATGAAAGTCCGGAAAGGAAAATCCTGGATGTGCTCCAAATAAGTTTCGATGGCCTAAAGATAACAGAgcaaaaactatttttggatATTGCTTGTTTCTTCAAAGGAATGGCTAAATATCGTGTAGCAAATATACTACAAACTCTCCATTACAAGCCATACATTGATATAGATGTTCTTGTAGAAAAATCTCTTATAACCATCTCAGCTGATGGAATGTTGTGGATGCATGATTTACTACAAGAATTGGGTAAGGACATTGTTCGTTGTGAATCTCCTAATGAGCCTGGTGAACGTAGTAGGTTGTGGTTGAAGGAGGATGCCCTTCATCTACTAATAAATAGTTCAGTAAGTTGA